One genomic window of Natronorubrum aibiense includes the following:
- a CDS encoding dicarboxylate/amino acid:cation symporter, translating to MVTTSIQNWWNRYRSIPIVYRIGVAFVLGSIVGLTVGEPVTVLEPLGDLFVRLLSMIVVPIIIFTLLMGIRQLSPTSLGKIGGQVVALYAITSVIAVTIGLTVANILEPGTGMTLTDAEFDAEEAPGFTEVLLGIVPENPVDAMASGDILAMIFFVIVFGLALVVLRERTDDRDIQDGVETFFKLAEAGSEALFKVVWGIMEYGVIGIFALMAVAFAEAGVDVFGTFAMLALTLVLGVTIHVTVVYLGVMILILTQQSPIAFLVGIKDALVTALGISSSSATLPVSMSNADENLHVNEAIYSFSLPLGATINMDGTGMYLGIVAIFAANIVDVSLTLTEQISIVAIAVLAGIGTAGVPSAGLVLMTLVLTQVGLPVAVVGFIAGIDPLLDRLRTMTNVAGDLAVATLVGHWNGGVDFSSGSWSDEPQAVPSDD from the coding sequence ATGGTAACAACTTCCATACAAAACTGGTGGAATCGATACCGATCGATTCCCATCGTTTATCGGATCGGTGTGGCATTCGTCCTCGGATCGATAGTCGGCCTTACCGTTGGCGAACCGGTGACCGTGCTCGAACCGCTTGGCGATCTGTTCGTTCGATTGCTGAGCATGATCGTTGTTCCGATCATCATCTTCACGCTGTTGATGGGAATCAGGCAACTCTCACCCACGTCACTCGGTAAGATCGGCGGTCAGGTCGTGGCGCTCTATGCGATCACCTCCGTGATCGCGGTTACGATCGGCCTGACTGTTGCAAATATCCTCGAGCCGGGAACGGGGATGACGCTAACGGATGCAGAGTTCGATGCTGAGGAAGCCCCGGGCTTCACGGAGGTATTGCTCGGAATCGTTCCGGAAAACCCCGTCGACGCGATGGCATCCGGCGACATCTTGGCGATGATTTTCTTCGTGATCGTCTTTGGCCTCGCACTCGTCGTCCTTCGCGAACGCACCGACGACAGGGATATTCAGGATGGTGTCGAGACGTTCTTCAAGCTGGCCGAAGCCGGCTCCGAGGCGCTGTTCAAGGTCGTGTGGGGAATTATGGAGTACGGCGTGATCGGTATTTTTGCGCTCATGGCTGTCGCGTTCGCCGAAGCCGGCGTCGACGTGTTCGGCACCTTCGCGATGCTGGCACTGACGCTAGTACTCGGCGTCACGATTCACGTCACCGTTGTCTATCTCGGTGTGATGATTCTCATCTTGACCCAGCAGTCGCCCATCGCATTCCTCGTCGGAATCAAGGATGCGCTGGTAACAGCACTGGGGATCAGCTCATCAAGTGCGACGTTACCGGTTTCGATGTCGAATGCTGACGAGAACCTCCACGTCAACGAAGCCATCTACAGTTTCTCACTCCCGCTCGGCGCGACGATCAATATGGACGGAACGGGCATGTACCTCGGAATCGTCGCCATCTTCGCTGCGAATATTGTAGATGTTTCTCTGACACTTACCGAGCAGATTTCCATCGTCGCAATCGCCGTCCTTGCAGGGATTGGGACCGCGGGCGTTCCGAGTGCGGGACTGGTTTTGATGACCCTCGTGCTCACACAGGTTGGCCTTCCGGTCGCGGTCGTCGGCTTTATCGCAGGAATCGATCCGCTCCTTGACCGCCTGCGAACGATGACCAACGTCGCCGGAGATCTCGCCGTTGCAACACTCGTCGGCCACTGGAACGGCGGCGTTGATTTCTCGAGCGGATCGTGGAGCGACGAGCCACAAGCGGTTCCGAGCGACGACTAA
- a CDS encoding winged helix-turn-helix domain-containing protein yields MSLEFSSSGDTPDLERIISVLDDADCREIISVLEEPKTVPDIADDADLPLSTTYRKLDRLTEAELVDETVGVQQGRHHKSRYVANFDQISISFDNERTLCVDVDRSSKSSLSIWSKATQKF; encoded by the coding sequence ATGTCACTCGAGTTCTCATCGTCCGGCGACACGCCCGATCTCGAGCGCATCATCAGCGTGCTGGACGATGCCGACTGCCGGGAGATTATCTCGGTCCTCGAGGAACCCAAGACCGTCCCAGATATCGCAGACGACGCCGATCTACCGCTCTCGACGACGTACCGCAAACTCGATCGATTGACCGAAGCCGAACTGGTTGACGAAACGGTCGGTGTTCAGCAGGGTCGACACCACAAGTCACGCTACGTCGCGAATTTCGACCAAATTTCGATCAGCTTCGACAACGAGCGAACGCTGTGTGTCGACGTCGATCGTTCGAGCAAATCCTCGCTTAGCATCTGGTCGAAAGCGACCCAGAAGTTCTAA
- a CDS encoding AAA family ATPase, translated as MSESDSDGVSLTVRAAEKRDAGRGVARIPESARRQLGVLSGDTVVIEGGQTTVSKMWPADSSVPENVIQIDGDTRANAKAHVGDTVTVRTKSTSTIADATRVTLASPASFSGQQGAAEREAAKALRNRPVRTGEQVRIEGLDQNPFRVTDTDPDGDVRITSTTTVRIVGTGTESPSEDSSSSSHDRRRAQGRAESTSSASSTSEDAGTAPTSGVTYEDIGGLDEELELVREMIELPLSEPELFQRLGVEPPSGVLLYGPPGTGKTLIARAVANEVDAHFETISGPEIMSKYKGESEERLRDVFETAQENAPTIIFFDEIDSIAGTRDDEGDAENRIVGQLLTLMDGLDARGEVIVIGATNRVDTIDPALRRGGRFDREIQIGVPDEAGRKEILQVHTRGMPLADDVSIDAIARRTHGFVGADLDAVASEAAMAAIRGRPTESDDRTAWNRDPTVTKAHFDAALASVEPSAMREYVAESPTTDFSDVGGLEDAKQTLRESVEWPLTYERLFEETNTTPPSGVLLYGPPGTGKTLLARALAGETDVNFVRVDGPEIVDRYVGESEKAIREVFERARQSAPSIVFFDEIDAITATRGEGGHEVTERVVSQLLTELDGMRENPNLVVLAATNRKDHIDPALLRPGRLDTHVLVPKPDHDAREKILKVHTRGKPLDDAVDISALAAELEGYTGADLEALVRTASMKAIREVADAYGPDEANDRADEVVIERRHFEAARENGASSGT; from the coding sequence ATGAGCGAGTCGGATTCGGACGGCGTGTCGCTGACGGTTCGCGCCGCCGAAAAGCGGGATGCGGGACGGGGTGTTGCACGAATCCCGGAGTCGGCGCGACGACAACTTGGCGTGTTGAGTGGCGACACCGTGGTCATCGAGGGCGGGCAAACGACGGTCTCGAAGATGTGGCCGGCGGATTCATCGGTGCCGGAGAACGTCATCCAGATCGACGGCGACACCCGTGCAAACGCCAAGGCACACGTCGGCGATACGGTGACTGTCAGGACGAAATCGACATCGACGATCGCCGATGCGACGCGAGTGACGCTCGCCTCGCCGGCGTCGTTTAGTGGTCAACAGGGGGCCGCCGAACGCGAAGCCGCCAAGGCACTCCGCAACCGTCCGGTCCGAACCGGCGAACAGGTCCGCATCGAAGGACTTGATCAGAACCCGTTCAGAGTTACCGACACTGATCCCGACGGCGACGTTCGGATCACGAGCACGACGACAGTTCGAATCGTCGGAACCGGCACGGAGTCACCCTCTGAGGACTCTTCGAGTTCCAGCCACGACCGACGGCGAGCACAGGGCCGCGCCGAATCGACCAGTTCGGCGAGTTCTACGTCTGAGGACGCCGGGACAGCACCTACGTCGGGAGTTACGTACGAGGATATCGGCGGGTTAGACGAGGAACTCGAACTCGTCCGCGAGATGATCGAACTCCCCCTCTCGGAACCGGAGCTGTTTCAGCGACTTGGCGTTGAGCCGCCGTCGGGTGTTTTGCTCTACGGACCGCCGGGAACGGGTAAAACGCTCATTGCCCGCGCCGTCGCCAACGAAGTCGACGCCCACTTCGAGACGATCTCCGGGCCGGAGATCATGTCGAAGTACAAAGGCGAGTCCGAAGAACGGCTTCGTGACGTGTTCGAGACGGCCCAGGAAAACGCGCCGACGATCATCTTCTTCGACGAAATCGACTCGATCGCCGGCACTCGAGACGACGAAGGCGACGCTGAAAACCGGATCGTCGGCCAGCTATTGACCCTGATGGACGGTCTCGACGCCCGCGGCGAGGTGATCGTCATTGGGGCAACCAACCGCGTCGACACGATCGATCCCGCACTTCGTCGTGGCGGTCGGTTCGATCGTGAGATTCAGATCGGCGTGCCGGACGAGGCCGGCCGCAAGGAGATCCTGCAGGTCCACACCCGCGGGATGCCGCTCGCGGACGACGTGAGCATCGACGCCATCGCCAGACGAACGCACGGATTCGTCGGCGCGGACCTCGATGCAGTGGCGAGCGAGGCGGCGATGGCGGCGATCCGTGGGCGACCAACTGAGTCCGACGACCGGACAGCGTGGAACCGCGACCCGACCGTCACGAAAGCCCACTTCGACGCTGCGCTCGCATCTGTCGAGCCGTCCGCGATGCGCGAGTACGTCGCCGAATCGCCCACGACGGACTTTTCGGACGTCGGCGGTCTCGAGGACGCCAAACAGACCCTTCGCGAATCCGTCGAGTGGCCGTTGACCTACGAACGACTCTTCGAGGAGACCAACACGACACCGCCCTCGGGTGTCTTACTCTACGGGCCGCCCGGAACCGGGAAGACGTTGCTCGCCCGCGCGCTCGCGGGCGAAACCGACGTCAACTTTGTCCGCGTCGACGGCCCGGAGATCGTCGACCGCTACGTCGGCGAGAGCGAGAAGGCGATCCGTGAGGTGTTCGAACGGGCGCGCCAGTCCGCCCCGTCGATCGTCTTCTTTGACGAGATCGACGCGATCACCGCCACCCGTGGCGAGGGGGGCCACGAGGTCACCGAACGCGTCGTCTCACAACTTCTGACGGAACTCGATGGAATGCGCGAGAACCCGAACCTCGTCGTACTGGCTGCTACCAACCGCAAGGACCACATCGACCCTGCCTTGCTTCGACCCGGCCGACTCGATACGCACGTCCTCGTTCCGAAACCGGACCACGACGCTCGCGAGAAGATCCTCAAGGTTCACACCCGCGGGAAGCCACTCGACGACGCGGTCGACATTTCGGCGCTCGCGGCTGAACTCGAGGGCTACACCGGCGCCGACCTCGAAGCGCTGGTCCGAACTGCGTCGATGAAAGCGATCCGCGAGGTTGCCGACGCCTACGGACCCGACGAGGCAAACGACCGGGCCGACGAGGTCGTCATCGAGCGCCGCCATTTCGAAGCAGCACGGGAAAACGGCGCATCAAGCGGGACGTAG
- a CDS encoding DUF5796 family protein encodes MSARNNVAPSTIGVDFVEGGVVVEYLDGRDVFYHGPPQPVDGAIKTPPGKEVHVLVTDPDGVEGVMTYVNDRNTHDDILESTGVGRVMLEGDDEEVLFPGVTVTTEGYSIRVEADLSLVDGRVFVFAEDEMSEHAYELVESEDDTNNGEQHD; translated from the coding sequence ATGAGCGCACGAAACAACGTCGCACCGAGTACGATCGGTGTCGATTTCGTCGAGGGTGGCGTCGTCGTCGAGTATCTCGACGGTCGGGACGTGTTCTACCACGGCCCGCCACAGCCCGTCGACGGCGCGATCAAGACCCCGCCCGGGAAGGAAGTCCACGTCCTCGTCACTGATCCCGACGGCGTCGAAGGAGTCATGACCTACGTCAACGACCGCAATACCCACGACGACATCCTCGAGTCGACCGGCGTCGGCCGCGTGATGCTCGAGGGCGACGACGAGGAAGTGCTGTTCCCTGGTGTGACCGTCACGACGGAGGGGTACTCGATCCGCGTCGAAGCCGACCTTTCGCTGGTCGACGGTCGGGTGTTCGTCTTCGCCGAAGACGAGATGAGCGAACACGCCTACGAACTCGTCGAGAGCGAGGACGACACCAACAACGGCGAGCAGCACGACTGA
- a CDS encoding MaoC/PaaZ C-terminal domain-containing protein — MAYSYEPHRFEEFEEGQTFQSPGRTITETDVVMHSAMTSDWNELHTNAEHAKERDFGERIVHGPMTFVQAIGMVMRIGILERTAYAFLGMNYMDLPNPVHIGDTISLEIEVAETKELESRDDVGLVVFETEMTTQDGRIVFQGDLKFFVLTADD, encoded by the coding sequence ATGGCATACAGTTACGAGCCACACCGCTTCGAGGAGTTCGAAGAGGGCCAGACGTTCCAGAGTCCCGGCCGAACGATCACCGAGACGGACGTCGTCATGCATTCCGCGATGACCAGCGACTGGAACGAACTGCACACGAACGCCGAACACGCGAAAGAGCGCGATTTCGGCGAACGGATCGTCCACGGCCCGATGACGTTCGTCCAAGCGATCGGCATGGTCATGCGAATCGGCATTCTCGAGCGAACCGCCTACGCGTTCCTCGGCATGAACTACATGGATCTGCCGAACCCAGTCCACATCGGCGACACCATCTCACTCGAGATCGAAGTCGCCGAGACGAAGGAGTTAGAGAGCCGTGACGACGTGGGGCTGGTCGTCTTCGAGACGGAAATGACCACACAAGATGGCAGGATTGTCTTCCAAGGAGATCTGAAGTTTTTCGTCCTCACAGCCGACGACTAA
- a CDS encoding SPFH domain-containing protein, with protein MDITALGPLQVGDPLLTVGAVALVVVAITVWQLVEIVDAYNKGALTVFGEYRKLLQPGLNIVPPFVSRVYTFDMRTQTIDVPSQEAITRDNSPVTADAVVYIRVMDAKRAFLEVEDYERAVSNLAQTTLRAVIGDMELDDTLSRREMINERIRTELDEPTDEWGIRVESVEVREVTPSQGVKGAMEQQTSAERRRRAMILEAQGERRSAIERAEGEKQSAIIRAQGEKQSQILEAQGDAISTVLRARSAESMGERAVIDKGMDTLAEIGQSESSTFVLPQELSSMVGRYGKHLTGSDVKEDGQQLDSLEFDAETRELLGLDDIAEIIGEIEQTEMDVEAMEQEAQAIKEGQDIGIGSGSTTTESGMQSDADES; from the coding sequence ATGGACATTACAGCACTCGGACCCTTGCAGGTCGGTGATCCACTGCTGACTGTCGGGGCGGTCGCCCTCGTGGTCGTCGCCATCACCGTCTGGCAGCTGGTCGAGATCGTCGACGCCTACAACAAGGGTGCACTGACCGTCTTCGGTGAGTATCGCAAACTCCTCCAGCCGGGGCTGAACATCGTGCCACCGTTCGTCTCACGGGTCTACACGTTCGACATGCGGACCCAGACGATCGACGTGCCGAGCCAGGAGGCGATCACACGAGACAACTCGCCAGTCACGGCCGACGCTGTCGTCTACATTCGCGTGATGGACGCCAAACGCGCGTTTCTCGAGGTCGAAGACTACGAACGTGCGGTCTCGAATCTCGCCCAGACGACGCTGCGTGCCGTTATCGGCGACATGGAACTCGATGACACGCTTAGTCGACGCGAGATGATCAACGAACGCATTCGAACCGAACTCGACGAGCCAACTGATGAGTGGGGGATTCGCGTCGAGAGCGTCGAAGTTCGCGAGGTGACGCCGTCGCAGGGCGTCAAGGGGGCGATGGAGCAGCAGACCTCCGCCGAACGGCGACGCCGGGCGATGATCCTCGAGGCACAGGGTGAACGCCGCAGTGCGATCGAACGAGCGGAAGGTGAAAAACAGAGTGCGATCATCCGCGCCCAAGGTGAGAAACAGAGCCAGATCCTCGAGGCGCAGGGGGATGCGATCTCGACGGTCTTGCGTGCTCGCTCGGCCGAATCGATGGGTGAGCGCGCCGTCATCGACAAAGGTATGGATACCCTCGCTGAGATCGGTCAGAGCGAGTCGTCGACGTTCGTCCTCCCGCAGGAACTGTCCTCGATGGTGGGCCGCTACGGCAAGCACCTGACTGGCAGCGACGTCAAAGAAGACGGCCAGCAACTCGACAGTCTCGAGTTCGACGCGGAGACGCGCGAACTGCTCGGGTTGGACGACATCGCCGAGATCATCGGCGAAATCGAGCAAACAGAGATGGACGTCGAAGCGATGGAACAGGAGGCGCAGGCGATCAAGGAAGGGCAGGATATCGGCATTGGATCGGGATCGACGACGACCGAATCCGGGATGCAGTCCGACGCCGACGAGTCGTAA
- a CDS encoding shikimate kinase, protein MDGRAVAPAAGTVLNALATGTGSAFAIDLETTATVKLTDDGEVDAEIAGQPDADTTLVERCAELTIAEHADAAGLDETAVGARVETNSDVPMASGLKSSSAAANATVLATLDALELGDALERIDACRLGVQAARDAGVTVTGAFDDASASMLGGVTITDNMADELLAHEEVDWHALVYTPPEQSFSADADVSACERIAPMADLVAELALDGRYGEAMTVNGFAFCGALGFSADPMVEALPDVDGVSLSGTGPSYVAVGDRRTLETVQDRWTERDGTTRLLQTRTDGTQIQ, encoded by the coding sequence ATGGACGGTCGCGCCGTTGCCCCAGCAGCCGGAACGGTTCTCAACGCGCTTGCAACCGGGACCGGTTCGGCGTTTGCGATCGATCTCGAGACGACAGCCACGGTCAAACTCACCGACGATGGCGAGGTCGACGCCGAGATCGCTGGCCAGCCCGACGCGGATACGACGCTCGTCGAGCGCTGTGCCGAGCTAACGATCGCCGAACACGCCGACGCTGCAGGACTCGACGAGACAGCAGTGGGTGCTCGAGTGGAGACGAACAGCGACGTGCCGATGGCCTCGGGACTGAAAAGTTCGAGCGCGGCGGCGAACGCCACCGTGCTGGCGACGCTCGACGCGCTCGAGCTCGGCGACGCGCTCGAGCGGATCGACGCCTGCCGACTCGGTGTGCAAGCGGCCCGCGACGCCGGCGTCACCGTCACCGGTGCGTTCGACGACGCCAGCGCGAGCATGCTCGGTGGCGTAACGATCACCGACAACATGGCCGACGAACTCCTCGCCCACGAAGAAGTCGACTGGCACGCCCTGGTCTACACGCCACCCGAACAGTCCTTTAGCGCCGACGCCGACGTCTCCGCCTGCGAACGAATCGCGCCGATGGCAGACCTCGTCGCTGAACTCGCCCTCGATGGACGTTACGGCGAGGCGATGACTGTCAACGGCTTCGCGTTCTGCGGTGCCCTCGGCTTCTCGGCCGATCCGATGGTCGAGGCGTTGCCGGATGTCGATGGCGTCTCGCTGTCCGGCACCGGCCCGAGTTACGTCGCCGTCGGCGACCGACGGACGCTCGAGACGGTACAGGACCGATGGACCGAACGCGACGGAACGACACGACTACTGCAGACACGAACTGACGGGACACAGATCCAATGA
- a CDS encoding chorismate mutase: MTRDTATNEDEENRTPDEMSLDELREEIQTIDREIVELIAQRTYVADTIAQVKDEQGLPTTDEKQEQQVMDRAGSNAEQFDVDANLVKAIFRLLIELNKVEQRENR; the protein is encoded by the coding sequence ATGACTCGAGACACAGCCACGAACGAAGATGAGGAGAATCGAACGCCGGACGAAATGAGCCTCGATGAACTGCGCGAGGAGATCCAGACGATCGACCGCGAAATCGTCGAGCTCATCGCCCAGCGAACGTACGTCGCGGACACGATTGCGCAGGTCAAAGACGAACAGGGGCTCCCGACGACCGACGAAAAGCAAGAACAGCAAGTGATGGATCGGGCGGGATCAAACGCAGAACAATTCGACGTCGACGCCAACCTGGTGAAAGCGATCTTCCGACTGTTGATCGAGTTGAACAAGGTTGAGCAGCGAGAGAATCGGTAG
- a CDS encoding CBS domain-containing protein, which yields MSVGKLGPENVVTTNRDSELSDVTETLANENVGSIVVTEVDEPVGMITDRDAALAIHEYDDVGSVSIEDVMTEDPATVHEDDDPIAVSEAIAEHNVRRFPIVDDDGELVGIATLDELIATIGEELDNVAETIESQSPEYSP from the coding sequence ATGTCCGTCGGCAAACTCGGCCCCGAAAACGTCGTGACGACGAATCGAGACAGTGAACTGAGCGATGTCACTGAGACATTGGCGAATGAAAACGTCGGATCGATCGTCGTCACGGAGGTCGACGAACCCGTCGGGATGATCACCGACCGTGACGCTGCCCTTGCGATCCACGAATACGACGATGTCGGGTCCGTCTCGATCGAAGACGTGATGACCGAAGACCCGGCCACAGTCCACGAGGACGACGATCCGATCGCAGTTTCGGAAGCGATCGCCGAACACAACGTCCGTCGGTTCCCGATCGTCGACGACGACGGTGAACTCGTGGGGATCGCAACGCTCGACGAGCTCATCGCGACGATCGGTGAAGAACTCGACAACGTCGCCGAGACGATCGAATCCCAGTCGCCCGAGTACAGTCCCTAG
- a CDS encoding DUF7508 domain-containing protein codes for MPLQKPWRDLDRSAVASAPDRPGVYELGDGSGTVLAVDHGVLRDELKTALAYGDGDRVRWTEAHTLEQARELAADHRERLE; via the coding sequence ATGCCGCTCCAGAAACCCTGGCGTGACCTCGATCGAAGCGCCGTTGCCAGCGCCCCCGACCGTCCGGGCGTGTACGAACTCGGCGACGGGTCCGGAACGGTGCTCGCAGTCGACCACGGGGTGCTCCGCGACGAACTCAAAACGGCGCTCGCCTACGGCGACGGCGACCGCGTTCGCTGGACTGAGGCTCACACGCTCGAGCAGGCTCGTGAGCTCGCTGCCGACCATCGCGAGCGACTCGAGTGA
- a CDS encoding FAD-dependent oxidoreductase: protein MTDRTDVLVIGGGATGTGIARDLALRGVDVTLVERDGLAAGASGRSHGLLHSGARYAESDPEGALECLEENRILRDIAGECVRETRGLFVKLSEDDPSYFETKRTACEELGIPTEEIDGETAQAEMTGLADNVERAMWVPDGVVVPSRLVAANAADARDHGARIYLHAPVTGMTLEDGRIAAVSLGGDVDETVEPTYVVNAAGAHAETIAELAGVTVEMQPTRGVMISVEYDGLEPVLNRCRDPADGDIIVPHDAEVVLGTTSVPVDDPDEYERSDWEVEKTVDECAAMLPSVAEADHVRTWWGVRPLYEPEEAARGGRGISRGFHRLDHATDGVENLVSIVGGKLTTYRRMAESTTDLVCDRLGVDATCSTAKTRLPGATEPSTLNAFVDEFDGQGPTDSDLVGRK from the coding sequence ATGACCGATCGAACGGACGTGCTTGTCATCGGCGGTGGTGCCACCGGGACAGGGATCGCGAGGGATCTCGCCCTTCGGGGCGTCGACGTGACGCTCGTCGAACGTGATGGACTCGCAGCGGGGGCATCCGGCCGCTCGCATGGCCTGCTCCACAGCGGTGCCCGCTATGCCGAAAGTGACCCCGAGGGCGCACTCGAGTGTCTCGAGGAGAATCGAATCCTCCGCGATATCGCCGGCGAGTGCGTTCGGGAGACGCGGGGCCTGTTTGTCAAACTGAGCGAGGACGATCCGTCCTACTTCGAGACGAAGCGAACGGCGTGCGAGGAGCTCGGGATTCCGACCGAGGAGATCGACGGCGAGACGGCTCAAGCCGAGATGACGGGACTCGCTGACAACGTCGAGCGAGCTATGTGGGTTCCCGACGGTGTCGTCGTTCCGTCCCGACTGGTCGCCGCCAACGCCGCCGACGCTCGCGACCACGGTGCGCGAATCTATCTACACGCACCGGTGACGGGGATGACACTCGAGGACGGGCGAATCGCCGCGGTCTCGCTCGGCGGTGACGTCGATGAGACCGTCGAACCGACGTATGTCGTGAACGCGGCTGGTGCCCATGCGGAAACTATCGCCGAGCTGGCCGGCGTCACGGTCGAGATGCAGCCGACGCGAGGCGTCATGATCTCGGTCGAGTACGACGGCCTCGAGCCCGTGCTCAATCGGTGTCGCGACCCGGCCGACGGCGACATCATCGTGCCACACGACGCCGAGGTCGTTCTCGGCACGACGAGCGTCCCGGTCGACGACCCGGACGAGTACGAACGGAGCGACTGGGAGGTCGAGAAGACGGTAGACGAGTGTGCGGCGATGCTTCCGTCGGTCGCCGAGGCCGACCACGTGCGAACGTGGTGGGGGGTGCGACCACTGTACGAACCCGAAGAAGCGGCTCGAGGCGGACGTGGGATCTCTCGCGGATTTCACCGGCTCGATCACGCTACCGATGGCGTCGAGAACCTCGTCAGTATCGTCGGCGGGAAGCTGACGACATACCGACGGATGGCCGAGTCGACGACGGACCTCGTCTGCGATCGACTCGGCGTCGACGCGACGTGTTCGACGGCGAAGACCCGACTGCCGGGTGCGACGGAACCGTCGACGCTGAACGCGTTCGTAGACGAATTCGATGGCCAGGGGCCGACGGATTCGGATCTCGTCGGACGGAAGTGA
- a CDS encoding ABC transporter ATP-binding protein: protein MGVIQVDGLAKSYGDVRAVDGLSFGVERGEVYGFLGPNGAGKTTTIRILTGQIRPESGTVRVLGTDPVAKPLATRRQVGILPEQGSPPSFLTPREYLEFVGNVRDLEPDTVAEQTDVWATRLGFERKLDTLHTDLSRGQQQKVMLTQAFLHEPDVVVIDEPLANLDPLVQEQVKRFLVSYAAGDNAVFVSTHNIDVAEEICTRVGIVANGDLVAERAFADHTAPRSADSHAATAGANDEPLLEVFLEHVNETDVRDAPSLEHLGSNQ, encoded by the coding sequence ATGGGTGTGATCCAGGTCGACGGACTGGCGAAGTCCTACGGCGACGTTCGGGCAGTCGACGGGTTGAGTTTCGGCGTCGAACGGGGCGAGGTGTACGGTTTCCTCGGACCGAACGGTGCCGGCAAGACAACGACGATTCGGATTCTGACAGGGCAGATCCGGCCCGAATCGGGCACTGTCCGCGTCCTCGGAACCGATCCGGTTGCCAAGCCACTCGCAACGCGACGTCAGGTCGGAATCTTACCCGAGCAGGGATCGCCGCCGAGCTTTCTGACGCCACGGGAGTACCTCGAGTTCGTCGGCAACGTTCGTGACCTCGAGCCCGACACTGTCGCCGAGCAAACCGACGTCTGGGCGACCCGACTCGGCTTCGAGCGCAAACTCGACACGCTTCACACCGACCTCTCGCGGGGCCAGCAACAGAAGGTGATGCTCACACAGGCGTTTCTCCACGAGCCCGACGTCGTCGTGATCGACGAGCCGCTGGCGAACCTCGACCCGCTCGTCCAGGAGCAGGTCAAACGGTTTCTCGTCTCGTATGCGGCCGGCGACAACGCCGTGTTCGTCTCGACGCACAACATCGACGTCGCCGAGGAGATCTGTACGCGGGTCGGCATCGTCGCCAACGGCGACCTCGTCGCCGAACGAGCATTCGCCGATCACACGGCACCGCGCTCGGCGGACAGTCACGCGGCGACTGCAGGCGCCAACGACGAACCGCTGCTCGAGGTCTTCCTCGAGCACGTCAACGAAACGGACGTCCGCGATGCGCCGTCGCTCGAGCACCTCGGGTCGAACCAATGA
- a CDS encoding cob(I)yrinic acid a,c-diamide adenosyltransferase yields the protein MSDDQPADSTIENTPGQGRTPEAQRIEPSAPEEFGLVQVWWGDGKGKTTATLGMGVRAAGHGYRVHMLQFMKGGASSVEAVRGEYNAIEALPGISYENLGHYGWHGMADGSDEADHEAEAQAGFERAHELLEAAADADLDAPIDLDAPAEDGMHMLILDEVLYAADRGLLGEDDVHDLIDAKPDGLELVLSGSHAEPTYLEDRVDLITNVRKVKHPIDDGQRARRGTEF from the coding sequence ATGAGTGACGATCAGCCAGCCGACTCGACGATCGAAAACACGCCGGGGCAGGGACGAACGCCGGAAGCCCAGCGAATCGAGCCGTCCGCGCCCGAGGAGTTCGGGCTCGTCCAGGTCTGGTGGGGTGACGGCAAGGGGAAGACGACGGCCACGCTCGGCATGGGCGTGCGCGCTGCGGGCCACGGCTACCGCGTGCACATGCTCCAGTTCATGAAAGGTGGGGCCTCGAGCGTCGAGGCGGTTCGTGGCGAGTACAACGCAATCGAAGCCCTCCCGGGGATTAGCTACGAGAACCTCGGTCACTACGGCTGGCACGGCATGGCCGACGGCAGCGACGAGGCCGACCACGAGGCGGAAGCACAGGCGGGCTTCGAGCGCGCTCACGAGTTGCTCGAGGCGGCCGCAGACGCCGATCTCGACGCGCCAATCGACCTCGACGCGCCGGCGGAAGACGGGATGCACATGCTCATCCTCGACGAGGTGCTTTATGCGGCCGACCGCGGGCTACTCGGCGAGGACGACGTCCACGACCTGATCGACGCGAAACCGGACGGTCTCGAACTCGTCCTCTCGGGCAGCCACGCCGAGCCGACCTACCTCGAGGACCGGGTCGATCTGATCACGAACGTTCGGAAGGTGAAACACCCGATCGACGACGGCCAGCGGGCACGGCGCGGCACGGAGTTCTGA